CGCGCGTAGATCCGGGCCAGTCATATGAACTGTACCGCCATATTAAAACCAGGACCGATACGCCCGTAAGGCTTGTTCTCTATCCCGGAGAAGGTCATGGAAACCGAAATTCTACCGCCAGGTATGACTTCAACCTAAGAATGATGCGCTGGTTTAACACCTATTTGAAAAACAAAGACAGTGAAATGCCTGAAACTCATCTTGCTCCTGCCGGTAAATAAGTAAAAGAGAATTTGGACCTGTTAAGCTGAAGCCGTAACTGAAAGCCGGGAAATCCCAGACATCACCCTTCAGAAATGGCATTTTTCACAGCTATTTTGTGACAGGGTTTAAATTTCAGGGGTTCGATTATTTCCTTCAGCTTAAAAAAAGCTTGTCTAAAAATGCCTTTTTAGACAAGCTTTTTTATGTACTGTTTCTAAACTAACTCGCGAGGCATGTTTATATTTGAAGAAAATTAAGCCTGGTGGAGCATGTAAAAAAGTTAGAGAACAATCAAAGTCTGCAGTACATCATAGGCCTGGGCTGCATTTTTCTTGTTTCACTAATCTGCTATTTATTCATCAATATTATTGGCTATCATGTTGTAGCCCTTATTTTGCTGCTGGCGGTCTCAGTACTGGCCATGTTTCTGGAAACATTTCCGATAGTAATTATAGCCATTGCAAGTGCCTTAATCTGGAATTTCCTATTCATCCAGCCACGTTCTACCCTTAGCATCACCACTCCCGAAGACGCCCTGCTCTTTCTTATGTATTTTGTGGTGGCCGTGATGAATGGCGTCTTTACTTCCAGGATAAGAAAAGCAGAGGCCGTGGCAAGGCAGCGAAAAGAAAAAGAAAAGACGTTACAGCTTTACAATACCCTGCTCAATTCGCTTTCGCATGAGCTAAAAACGCCGATCTCGACCATAATTGGAGCTGTAGATACCCTTAAGATGAATTCCGGAAAGATTTCTGAAGACAACAAAACCGAACTGTACAGCGAGATAGAACTTGCCGGTAACAGGCTGCACAGGCAGGTAAACAACCTTTTGAGCATGAGCCGCCTGGAATCAAATTTCTTCAGGCTTCAGCTGGACTGGTATGACATAAAGGAAATTGTCAACACCGTAATTGTCAATAATCCAAAAGAATCTCATAAGATCAATCTTTTGTCTTCCGAAGATCTTCCGCTATTTAAGATTGACGGCCCATTAATTGAACAGGTGATACACAATATTGTTCACAATGCGCTGGAATATACCCCTGCCGGCTCAGAAATAAATATTTCGGTTAATTTTGAAGCCGGAAGCCTTGTTATTCAAATTTGTGACAATGGCCGTGGCTTTCCAGAAGACAAACTTGAACAGGTGTTCGAAAAGTTTTACCGGCTTCCGGATACCGCAACAGGCGGCACAGGGTTAGGGCTTTCTATTGCAAGAGGTTTTACAAATGCCCATAACGGCACTATTACATTAGAAAATTTAAGTTCGGGAGGCGCAAAATTCACTATTTCTATTCCTGCTGAAGTTACCACCTTAAATATGATGCAAGATGAATAAAGGGGAGATCCTTATTATTGATGATGAGCCGCAAATAAGAAAGCTGCTGAAGATTGTTCTTGAAAGCAATGATTACAAAGTGGTGCAGGCTGTTGATGGAATGGAAGGTTTGCACCTCGCCGCCAATCATTCTCCCGAACTCATTATCCTGGACCTGGGTTTACCCGACAGGAGCGGCCATGAAATCTTAAAAGATTTGCGAAACTGGTTCGAAAAATCAATCATTATACTCTCGGTACTCGATTCGGAAGAAGATATTGTAAAAGCTTTGGACAATGGTGCAACAGATTATCTTACCAAGCCTTTTAGAACCGGAGAACTACTGGCAAGAATTCGCTCTTCCATGCGCCTTAACCAAAATATTGAATTGCAACAAACAATTTGCGCAGACGACCTGGAAATTGACCTTACCTCACGGAATGTTTATAAAGATAAGGAGATGGTAAAACTCACCTCTACCGAATACAACCTCCTGGTTCTCCTTGCAAAAAATCAGGGCAGGGTACTTACTCACCAGTACCTCCTGAAAAGCATCTGGGGGCCTGGCGCTCAAACCGAAACCCAGTATTTACGGGTATTTATAGCCCAGTTGAGAAAAAAGCTTGAGAAAGACCCCAACAAGCCACAACATTTTATTACCGAAAGCGGGGTGGGCTACAGGTTTTTATAATCTTTATAAAATCTTTATACCTATCTCCTAATCTTTACACTCTCCTTATATTATCCAAATTACCTTTGTTGTTCTTTTTTATGGAGAAGAACACGGGAACATCCAGGCACAGCAATAAAATAACTCTTCAAACACTAGCAGTGGGTGAAGATGATCCTGATGTTTGCACCTGTTCAGTGCAAATGACCTGTAAGCCTTGCAATAACCGGAAAGAACTAATTCCTCAAATTTGAATTTTCCAAACCTTCAAAAACGGGAAAAAATCGAAAGGAGGCTCAGCATTTTAAAAAGGTCCTCTTTTTTGCTCAGTCTGTTTACAGTTTGCCTGATCGTATTTGACCTTGGCTTCACCCATAGATCTGAAACCGAACTTTATCTCACCGATTTTTACCTTATCGCGCTGCTCGTAGGAAGCACAACAATCCTGGTAAGGTATGGGGTTTCCCGACAAAAGTTCCCTCTTAAGGTGCGGTTCTTTGACAGCACGATTTTTATTTTGAATATTTTATTGATCGTTGTAAGACTTGATCTTTCGCTGGAACTTGTGCCATTCCTGGAGTTTTTCAACAACATGGGCTGGCTCTACCTGGCGTTGTTTATTTATTTTATCAGGGAATTTTCAGCTATCAGATTAAATTTTAACCGAAAGCTGCTCAACCCTGCACAGTTATTCATGGCCAGCTTTTTAGGCCTTATCTTAATAGGAACTTTACTTCTAATGCTGCCCAGGGCTACCCATGAAGGAATTTCGGCCGTAGACGCGCTCTTTACTGCGACAAGTGCTGTTTGCGTCACAGGCTTGATCGTTGTAGATACCGGCACCTACTTTACCAGCCTGGGACAAACCATTATCCTTATTCTCATTCAGTTAGGCGGCCTGGGGATTATGACTTTTGCCAGTTATTTCTCCTACTTCTTCCGCGGAAAAAGCTCCTATGAGAACCAGATCATGCTGAAAGACATGACGAATTCTGAAAAAATAGGGGAAGTGTTTAGTGTGCTTAAAAAGATTGTTTTGCTCACCCTGGCTATAGAAACTATTGGGGCCATACTCGTGTTTGTGAATTTAGATCCGAGCATTGTAAAGGGATTTGTAGATCAGGTATTCTTTTCCATTTTCCACAGTATTTCCGCTTTCTGCAATGCCGGATTCTCAACGCTTGAAAACAGCCTGTACGAACCGGAATTCAAGTTCAATTATTCCCTTCAGTTAATTATAGTCTTCCTGTTTATACTGGGAGGAATCGGGTTTCCCATACTTTTTAATTTATATAAGTACTTCACTTATTACTTTAAGAACCAGTATGCCAGGATTCAGCATCCTGCAAATTCGGTATACGTGCCGTGGGTGATCAACATAAATACCCGTATCGTTTTAGTAACAACTTCAATTTTGCTGGTGACAGGAACCCTTTTATTTTACTTTTTTGAATACAATAATACGCTTGATGAACATTCGGAATTTGGCAAGCTGGTGGTATCATTCTTTGGTGCCGCTACTCCAAGAACAGCCGGATTTAATTCGGTTGACATGAGTGCCCTCAACTTCTCTACCATCATGATTATTTTTATTCTCATGTGGATAGGGGCATCCCCAAGTTCTACTGGAGGAGGGATTAAGACCAGTACTTTTGCCCTTGCCACGCTCAACTTTATTAGTCTGGCACGAGGCAAAGACAGAGTAGAAGTATTCAGAAGACAAATTTCTGATATTTCCATAAGAAGAGCTTTTGCCATCATCTCCCTCTCCTTAATGGTAATAGGGACTTCTATTTTTTTAATTGCATCTTTTGATGAAGAAAAGACACTGTTGAGCATTGCTTTTGAATGTTTTTCAGCATATAGTACAGTAGGCCTTAGTATTGGGATAACCTCGCAGTTGAGTGAAGCCTCAAAAATGGTAATAATCGCCACAATGTTCATTGGCCGGGTGAGCATGTTGACCATCCTAATTGCGCTGCTGAGAAGGGTTAAGTATCTTAATTATAAATATCCGCAGGAAGACATATTAATGAACTAAGCTATGAAATACATCATAATTGGATTGGGGAATTTTGGAGCTTCGCTTGCTGAAAAGCTCACCAAAATGGGCAATGAAGTGATTGGAGTAGACATGAATATGAGCAAGGTTGAAGCCATAAAAGACAAGATCACTCATGCCGTAAACCTAGACTCCACAGATATTACAGCCGTGTCAAGTTTACCCCTTAGCGATACCGATATAGTAATTGTGGGCATTGGGGAAGACAAAGGGGCAAACATCATGGCCACTGCTTTAATGAAGCAACTGCATGTTAAACGCCTGATAAGCAGGGCAGTTTCCCCACTTCAGGAAATGGTGCTAGAAGCTATGGGCGTAGATGAAATCATTCATCCTGAAGAAGAGACCGCAGAAAGATGGGCCAAAAAGCTCAACCTGCACGGGGTGGTAGACTCTTTTGAGGTTAACCGCGACTACAGTATTATTGAAACTGAGATCCCTGCCGAATTTGACGGAAGAACTCTCGAGGAAATAGGCCTTAAGAGAAAATATGATATCATTGTTCTCACCACAATCAAGATCACCAGGGAGAAGAACGAGATTGGCACAAACAGGGATGTTTCGACTGTACAGGGGGTAGCCTCGGCCAAAACGATTTTGCACAAGCACGATATTATGGTGCTCTACGGAAATAACAAGAATTTAAAAAAACTGCTAAAAGATCAGGAAAGATATTAGTGTAAAACAGGAATATCCAAAACTCTGTGTTCCCGGTATTCCTGTTTAAATTATTTCTAAGCTCTGTTATTCCCAATCTGGCATAGCCGCGTTTTCTATTAGCATCTCTCTATCGTCTTCATTCCCTGTACTATTACCAGTATTTACAGGCATGGTATATATATCTTTGGGCGATAAATCATCATTTGAGGTATTTACAAAAATCACTTCAGCTTCATTAGGAGAAAATCTTGGATCAAGGTCATTAGTCCCATCTGATTTTTCTACTGAAAGATTTTGAAATTGCCTGGTTGAAAAATCATATATAAACAATTCTGAATCGAGTCTTCGATATGAATCACTTCTAAATCCGGAACTGTCATAAGTGTAGAGTATTTTATCTCCCTGCAAAGAAAGGTCTATCCCTCCCAAAGCACCTTCAACATTATTTAATATTCTCTCCTGAATTTCCCCTTCAAAATTAATGGTCAAAAGATCTGCATCATAACCGTTACTGTTGTTGGTTATCAAAGCGATAGTTTCGTTATTTTCGCTTACATCTACTTCGGTAATAAAATCTCCATTTTGGGTTTCATAGATTAAAGTCGTTCCTCCCCCTGTGGAATTTATTTTATACAACTTGCTAAAATTCGGGTAAACCAGTGCTGCCCCATCATCGGCCCATGAAAAATCGACCATATTGAGATTAAAACCATTCACCGGAATATTTGAAGTGATGCGTTTCTCCTGAGAACCATCTGGATTCATGGTAAACAAATGGGTTTGGCCATTCACAACCCTCAAAAAGGCTATTTTATTCACCGAATTATTTTTTCTTGGTCTAAAGCTGTTTTGATCTGGTGAGGTCAGCCTAAACTCCTCCCCTTCAGAATTACGGGAATAGATCACATTATTACCGTTGATGAGGCGCGTAAATAAGATCCTGCTTTCAGGAACATTTCTGGTTCTAAAGGAGTATAGGGGGCTTAAAACAGGATCGTTAACACTATCTGATACCTTCACCTGCCAAAAATACCTGTAGCCTGAATTCAGGCCTTCCACGGTATAGGTAGTATCCTGAATATTGGAATATCTAAGCACTTCCTCATTCACGTTGTTCCACAATTCCAACTCGTAAGTCAATTCATCATCTTCAGGGTCTGAGGAATTCCAAACAAATTCTGCGGTCATGTCAACTTCTTCAGCATTATCTTCGGGGGAAACAAGTTGTGGTGTGGAAGGCTGCCTATTGTTTGCTCCTGATTTTAGTAATTCAAAAGCTACATTTGAAGTAGCACCTTCTGTCACCGTAACTGCTTCAAAAGCGGTGGTGTAATCTTTAATTTCAGCCTTGACAGAATATTGGTCAATAAGAACATCTTCAATAACAAACTCTCCGTTTTCATCTGTAAAAACCGTGCTGGAAGCAGGAGTGGTCGTGATTTTGACATTTTCAAGAGGTTCATTACTGGAATTCTCAACCACTTTCCCCGATATGGTACCTGTTAATGATTCCCCAACTGTATCTTCTGAACAACTTATCAGCAAAAGTAAACCTGCAATTGTAATATATTTAAAGAATGTCTTCATAAGTTCTACAAGTTCAAATCAATTAAAAATAAATATTTAGGCCTAAACCAAAGTTGAAGTAATGGTCGTCTCTTTTGCCATGAATGAAATTATCCAGCTTATCATTGGTGATAATATTATGCTCAGCAAAAATCTGCGCTCCCACCCTCGAATTAAATAAGTATCGCAATCCGCCCCCATATTGAAATTTAAGAAAATTAGATTCCAGGTTTTCTTCATCTGCGGCCAATTCCGGATCTCCAAGCTCCATGAGAAAGCCAGGGCCTCCATATACAAAGGGTGCAAAATCATCTTTTGGTAAAAAATTGAATCTCGCATTTATATCTATCCCTGCGAATTCACCTTTAAACTGCCTCCCGTTATCCAGGCTTATGTAATTAAAATTCCCACCTAAACTCAGATGTGGAAAAAGGCTTTTTTGATAACCTATTTGGGCAAAATAACCCGGTTCCTTGTTTGAATAATCCCCATCCATCATACTTACACCGCCTGAAAAATTAAAATTATTTGCGGGTACATCTTCAACAAACAACCTGTCATACAAGCCCATCGCTTCCTCTTCTTTCTTTCCTGCAATGTAATTATCAACTAACTGCTGATTTACTTCCCTACCTCCCTGGGCAGCCCACAAGCGGTCTTTTATTCCTTCAAGAATTAGATCCCTTACAGCTTTTTCAATTGCGTCTTGAACGGCTAGCTGTACCGGCTCATTCTGTGTAATTCCCGTTTCTGCCTCAAGCAATCTCTGGAACTTCACAAACCTGAAAAAACTACCGTCCAGACCCTGGGACAGGATAGTTTTCGACACATATACAGTTTTGAGGATTTCTCCTGTATTGGTTGAAACAGCTCTCAAATAAACCGTGATTCTGTCTTGTCGGTATTTTGCTGAACCTCCAAGACCAAAATATCTTGCCCCTATTCCACCGGTAAGAATATTTGTGTCATAGGAAATGATGCCTCCTTCTAAGATAAGACCTGCATAAAGTAAAGCAGGCA
This Salinimicrobium tongyeongense DNA region includes the following protein-coding sequences:
- a CDS encoding sensor histidine kinase, which codes for MEHVKKLENNQSLQYIIGLGCIFLVSLICYLFINIIGYHVVALILLLAVSVLAMFLETFPIVIIAIASALIWNFLFIQPRSTLSITTPEDALLFLMYFVVAVMNGVFTSRIRKAEAVARQRKEKEKTLQLYNTLLNSLSHELKTPISTIIGAVDTLKMNSGKISEDNKTELYSEIELAGNRLHRQVNNLLSMSRLESNFFRLQLDWYDIKEIVNTVIVNNPKESHKINLLSSEDLPLFKIDGPLIEQVIHNIVHNALEYTPAGSEINISVNFEAGSLVIQICDNGRGFPEDKLEQVFEKFYRLPDTATGGTGLGLSIARGFTNAHNGTITLENLSSGGAKFTISIPAEVTTLNMMQDE
- a CDS encoding response regulator; this encodes MNKGEILIIDDEPQIRKLLKIVLESNDYKVVQAVDGMEGLHLAANHSPELIILDLGLPDRSGHEILKDLRNWFEKSIIILSVLDSEEDIVKALDNGATDYLTKPFRTGELLARIRSSMRLNQNIELQQTICADDLEIDLTSRNVYKDKEMVKLTSTEYNLLVLLAKNQGRVLTHQYLLKSIWGPGAQTETQYLRVFIAQLRKKLEKDPNKPQHFITESGVGYRFL
- a CDS encoding TrkH family potassium uptake protein, with protein sequence MLSLFTVCLIVFDLGFTHRSETELYLTDFYLIALLVGSTTILVRYGVSRQKFPLKVRFFDSTIFILNILLIVVRLDLSLELVPFLEFFNNMGWLYLALFIYFIREFSAIRLNFNRKLLNPAQLFMASFLGLILIGTLLLMLPRATHEGISAVDALFTATSAVCVTGLIVVDTGTYFTSLGQTIILILIQLGGLGIMTFASYFSYFFRGKSSYENQIMLKDMTNSEKIGEVFSVLKKIVLLTLAIETIGAILVFVNLDPSIVKGFVDQVFFSIFHSISAFCNAGFSTLENSLYEPEFKFNYSLQLIIVFLFILGGIGFPILFNLYKYFTYYFKNQYARIQHPANSVYVPWVININTRIVLVTTSILLVTGTLLFYFFEYNNTLDEHSEFGKLVVSFFGAATPRTAGFNSVDMSALNFSTIMIIFILMWIGASPSSTGGGIKTSTFALATLNFISLARGKDRVEVFRRQISDISIRRAFAIISLSLMVIGTSIFLIASFDEEKTLLSIAFECFSAYSTVGLSIGITSQLSEASKMVIIATMFIGRVSMLTILIALLRRVKYLNYKYPQEDILMN
- a CDS encoding potassium channel family protein; protein product: MKYIIIGLGNFGASLAEKLTKMGNEVIGVDMNMSKVEAIKDKITHAVNLDSTDITAVSSLPLSDTDIVIVGIGEDKGANIMATALMKQLHVKRLISRAVSPLQEMVLEAMGVDEIIHPEEETAERWAKKLNLHGVVDSFEVNRDYSIIETEIPAEFDGRTLEEIGLKRKYDIIVLTTIKITREKNEIGTNRDVSTVQGVASAKTILHKHDIMVLYGNNKNLKKLLKDQERY
- a CDS encoding carboxypeptidase regulatory-like domain-containing protein, translated to MKTFFKYITIAGLLLLISCSEDTVGESLTGTISGKVVENSSNEPLENVKITTTPASSTVFTDENGEFVIEDVLIDQYSVKAEIKDYTTAFEAVTVTEGATSNVAFELLKSGANNRQPSTPQLVSPEDNAEEVDMTAEFVWNSSDPEDDELTYELELWNNVNEEVLRYSNIQDTTYTVEGLNSGYRYFWQVKVSDSVNDPVLSPLYSFRTRNVPESRILFTRLINGNNVIYSRNSEGEEFRLTSPDQNSFRPRKNNSVNKIAFLRVVNGQTHLFTMNPDGSQEKRITSNIPVNGFNLNMVDFSWADDGAALVYPNFSKLYKINSTGGGTTLIYETQNGDFITEVDVSENNETIALITNNSNGYDADLLTINFEGEIQERILNNVEGALGGIDLSLQGDKILYTYDSSGFRSDSYRRLDSELFIYDFSTRQFQNLSVEKSDGTNDLDPRFSPNEAEVIFVNTSNDDLSPKDIYTMPVNTGNSTGNEDDREMLIENAAMPDWE
- a CDS encoding CsgG/HfaB family protein encodes the protein MNKTYQVVLFLVISTLSSCGAYFNQPFSNDPARPGEKSTNSQLLTGLPPANDPVEVAVYNFSDQTGQYKAVENGSTFSTAVTQGATTILIKALEDSGWFIPIERENLSNLSTERNIIRNTKQEYIKNLNPNEPPLPALLYAGLILEGGIISYDTNILTGGIGARYFGLGGSAKYRQDRITVYLRAVSTNTGEILKTVYVSKTILSQGLDGSFFRFVKFQRLLEAETGITQNEPVQLAVQDAIEKAVRDLILEGIKDRLWAAQGGREVNQQLVDNYIAGKKEEEAMGLYDRLFVEDVPANNFNFSGGVSMMDGDYSNKEPGYFAQIGYQKSLFPHLSLGGNFNYISLDNGRQFKGEFAGIDINARFNFLPKDDFAPFVYGGPGFLMELGDPELAADEENLESNFLKFQYGGGLRYLFNSRVGAQIFAEHNIITNDKLDNFIHGKRDDHYFNFGLGLNIYF